A genome region from Manis pentadactyla isolate mManPen7 chromosome 5, mManPen7.hap1, whole genome shotgun sequence includes the following:
- the EIF2S2 gene encoding eukaryotic translation initiation factor 2 subunit 2 translates to MSGDEMIFDPTMSKKKKKKKKPFMLDEEGDAQTEETQPSETKEVEPEPTEDKDVEADEEDSRKKDASDDLDDLNFFNQKKKKKKTKKIFDIDEAEEGIKDLKIESDAQEPAEPEDDLDIMLGNKKKKKKNVKFPDEDEILEKDEALEDEDSKKDDGISFSNQTGPAWAGSERDYTYEELLNRVFNIMREKNPDMVAGEKRKFVMKPPQVVRVGTKKTSFVNFTDICKLLHRQPKHLLAFLLAELGTSGSIDGNNQLVIKGRFQQKQIENVLRRYIKEYVTCHTCRSPDTILQKDTRLYFLQCETCHSRCSVASIKTGFQAVTGKRAQLRAKAN, encoded by the exons ATGTCCGGGGACGAG ATGATTTTTGATCCTACTATgagcaagaagaaaaagaagaagaagaagccctTTATGTTAGATGAGGAAGGAGATGCCCAGACAGAAGAAACCCAGCCCTCAGAAACAAAAGAAGTAGAGCCAGAGCCAACTGAGGACAAGGATGTGGAAGCTGATGAAGAGGATAGTAGGAAAAAAG ATGCTTCTGATGATCTAGATGACTTGAACTTCTTtaatcagaagaaaaagaagaaaaaaacaaaaaagatatttgataTTGATGAAGCTGAAGAAGGTATAAAG GATCTTAAGATTGAAAGCGATGCCCAAGAACCAGCTGAACCAGAGGATGACCTGGACATTATGCttggcaataaaaagaagaaaaagaagaatgtcaAGTTCCCAGATGAGGATGAAATACTGGAGAAAGATGAAG CTTTAGAAGATGAAGACAGCAAAAAAGATGATGGTATCTCATTCAGTAACCAGACAGGCCCTGCTTGGGCAGGCTCGGAAAGAGACTACACATACGAGGAG CTACTGAATCGGGTGTTCAACATCATGAGGGAAAAGAATCCAGATATGGTCGctggagagaaaaggaaatttgtcATGAAACCTCCGCAGGTTGTCCGAGTAGGAACCAAGAAAACATCTTTTGTCAACTTCACAGATATCTGTAAACT ATTACATCGTCAGCCCAAACATCTCCTTGCGTTTTTACTGGCTGAATTGGGTACAAG tGGTTCTATAGATGGCAATAACCAACTTGTAATCAAAGGAAGATTTCAACAGAAACAGATAGAAAATGTTTTGAGAAGATATATCA AGGAATATGTCACTTGTCACACGTGCCGATCACCGGACACAATCCTGCAAAAGGACACCCGACTCTATTTCTTACAGTGCGAAACTTGTCATTCTCGATGCTCTGTTGCCAGCATCAAAACCGGCTTCCAGGCTGTCACGGGCAAGCGGGCACAGCTCCGTGCCAAAGCTAACTAA